Part of the Solwaraspora sp. WMMA2065 genome is shown below.
ACCGGGGTGCCGATCGTCGACGCCGGCATGCGGCAACTGCGGGCGCAAGGCTGGATGCACAACCGCGCCCGGCTGATCACCGCCGGGTACCTCACCAAGGAGCTCGGCCTGGACTGGCGGGACGGCCTCAGCTGGTTCGGCCGCTGGCTGCTCGACGGCGACCTGCCGAACAACTCCGGCAACTGGCAGTGGGTCGCCGGCACCGGCAACGACACCCGCCCGCACCGGGGTTTCAACCCGCTGCGCCAGGCGCACCGCTTCGACCCGGCCGGCGAGTACGTCCGGCGGTGGGTGCCGGAGCTGGCCGGCGTCACCGGGGCGGCGGTGCACGAACCGTGGCGACTGCCGCTCGCCGTCCGCGCCGGCCTGGACTACCCGCCGCCACTGTCGGACCGCTGAGTCGGCGTCCGGTCAGCGGGCCGCCCGGTCGGCGGGTTGCCGGCGGTGGTGACATGCTGGCCGGATGAGTGAGCCGCAACAGGTGGACGTCGTCGTCGTCGGGTTGGGCGTGGCCGGTGAGGAGGTCGCCGGCCGGCTCAGCCAGGCCGGGCTGGACGTGGTCGGTGTGGAGCGCCGGTTGGTCGGCGGCGAGTGCCCGTACTGGGGCTGCGTACCGAGCAAGATGATGATCCGGGCGGCGAACGCGCTCGCTGAGGGCCGCCGGATCGACGGCCTGGCCGGCACCGCCGACATCCGTCCGGACTGGACGCCGGTGGCCCGACGGATCCGCGACGAGGCCACCGCCGACTGGTCGGACACGGCCGCCGTCGACCGGCTCACCGGCAAAGGGGTACGGGTGCTGCACGGTGCCGCCCGGCTCACCGGACCCCGGCGGGTCGACGTCGACGGGCAGGTGTTCACCGCCCGCCGAGGGGTGGTGCTCGCCACCGGCACCGTGCCGGTGGTGCCGCCGATCGACGGACTGTCCGGCACGCCGTACTGGACCAACAAGGAAGCGATCGAGGTCACCGAGCTGCCTGAGTCGCTGGTCGTGCTCGGCGGTGGCGCGATCGGGCTGGAGCTGGCCCAGGTCTTCGCCCGGTTCGGCGTACGGGTGACCGTCGTCGAGCCCGGCGAGCGGCTGCTGTCCCGGGAGGAGCCGGAGTCGTCGGCGCTGGCCGCCCGCGCCCTCGGTGACGACGGGATCCGGCTGCGGCTCGGCAGCCGCGCCGAGTGGGTCGAGCACCGCGACGACACCTTCGCCGTACACCTGTCGCAGGGCGGCCCGGAGAGCGGGCAGCGGCTGCTGGTCGCCACCGGTCGGCGCAGCGACCTCGGTGGACTCGGCCTCGACACCGTCGGACTGGACCCGGCGGCCCGGCACCTGCCGGTCGACGAGCGGATGCGGGTCGCCGACGAACGGATGCCGGGCGCCGACGGGCTGTGGGCGGTCGGTGACGTCGCCGGCCACGGTGCCTTCACCCACCTGGCCATGTACCAGGCGGACGTGGCGGTGCGCGACATCCTCGACCAGGGCGGGCCGGCGGCCGAGTACCGGGCGGTCCCCCGGGTCACCTTCACCGACCCGGAGATCGGCGCGGTCGGCCTGACCGAACGCCAGGCCCGCGAGCAGGGCGTGAACGTCGCGGTGGCGGTGACCGACGTCGCCGAGTCGTCGCGTGGCTGGATCCATGGGCCGGGTAACGACGGTTTCATCAAGCTGGTCGCCGACGCCGACCGGGGGGTGCTGGTCGGGGCGACCTCGGCGGGACCGACCGGCGGCGAGGTGCTCGGCGCGCTCGCCGTGGCGGTGCACGGTGAAGTGCCGCTGACCAGCCTGCGACACATGATCTACGCGTACCCGACGGTGCACCGCGCCATCCAGTCCGCCGTACAGCAGCTCACCTGACTCCATGATCACTTGACTCCATGATCACTTGACGAAAGTTCGGGCGACACGCCGGTGGCATCCCAGTTCTTCGTCATGTGATCTTGAGCCGGCCACGGAATGATGTCCATCCATGAGATGCTTCCCGGACGGCTTCCTTTTCGGTGTCGCCACCTCCGGTCACCAGACCGAGGGTGACAACACCAGCAGCGACACCTGGTTCCTGGAGAACGTCGCGCCGACGGTCTTCGCCGAGCGGTCCGGCCGGGCCTGCAACAGCTGGCAGCTGTGGCGGACGGACCTCGACCTGGTGCAGGCGATGGGGCTGGGTGCCTTCCGGTTCTCCGTGGAGTGGGCCCGGGTCGAGCCAGAGGAGGGCAGCTTCTCCACCGAGACGTTGGACCACTACGCGGCGATCGTCGACAGCTGCTCGCGGCGGGGCCTGGCCGCGGTGGTGACGCTCAACCACATGACCTGCCCGCACTGGTTCGCCGCGCGCAGCGGCTGGCTGGACCCGGCCGCTCCCGAGCTGTTCGCCCGCTACTGCGACCAGGTGATGCGCCACTTCGGTGACCGGATCACCATGGCCGTCACCCTCAACGAGCCGAACCTGCCGCAGTTGCTGTCCTGGGCGGACGTGCCGGAGTCGGTGCGGGAGTTGGAGCGGGCCACCCTGGAGGCGGCCGGCGCCGCGGCCAGGGTGCCCCGCTACCGGGTCAGCAACATCATGCTGCCGGAGGAGTTCGACGCGATGCGCGACGGCATGACGGCCGGTCATCTCGCCGCCCGTACGGCGATCAAGGCCAGGCGGCCCGACCTGCCGGTGGGGCTGTCCATCGCCATCGTCGACGACCGGGTGACCGGCGACGACGCCACGCTGCGCGACCGCAAGCGCGCCGAGCTGTACGACCGCTGGCTGCGGCTGGCCAGCGCCGACGACTTCATCGGCATCCAGAACTACGAGAGTGCCGTCTACGACGCGGACCGGATGTTGCCGCCGCCGCCCGGGGCCACCCTGCACCAGCTGGGCTCGGCAATCGACCCGACGTCACTCGGCGGTGCCGTGCGGTACGCGTACCAGGTCAGCGGGGTGCCGGTCCTCGTGACCGAAAACGGCGTCGGTGTCGACGACGACGCCCTGCGGGCGGCCTTCATCGAGCCGTCGCTGGCCGGCCTGCTCGACGCGATCGACGACGGCGTCCCGGTGCTCGGCTACTGCCACTGGACGCTGCTGGACAACTTTGAGTGGGCCGCCGGCTACCGCTTCCACTTCGGCCTGCACATCGTCGACCGGGAGACGTTCGCTCGGACCCCGAAGCCGAGCACCGCCCGGTACGCCGCCGTCGCGACCAGCCGCGCCCTGCCCTGATCATCCAGCACCCTCCACTCATCATCCGGCGGGACCCCGCCGGTCAGCTCACCCGGTGCGGCGGCAGCCGGTAGCCGAGTTGCTGGCCGTAGGTCATCAGTGGACGCAGCGTC
Proteins encoded:
- a CDS encoding NAD(P)/FAD-dependent oxidoreductase, encoding MSEPQQVDVVVVGLGVAGEEVAGRLSQAGLDVVGVERRLVGGECPYWGCVPSKMMIRAANALAEGRRIDGLAGTADIRPDWTPVARRIRDEATADWSDTAAVDRLTGKGVRVLHGAARLTGPRRVDVDGQVFTARRGVVLATGTVPVVPPIDGLSGTPYWTNKEAIEVTELPESLVVLGGGAIGLELAQVFARFGVRVTVVEPGERLLSREEPESSALAARALGDDGIRLRLGSRAEWVEHRDDTFAVHLSQGGPESGQRLLVATGRRSDLGGLGLDTVGLDPAARHLPVDERMRVADERMPGADGLWAVGDVAGHGAFTHLAMYQADVAVRDILDQGGPAAEYRAVPRVTFTDPEIGAVGLTERQAREQGVNVAVAVTDVAESSRGWIHGPGNDGFIKLVADADRGVLVGATSAGPTGGEVLGALAVAVHGEVPLTSLRHMIYAYPTVHRAIQSAVQQLT
- a CDS encoding family 1 glycosylhydrolase is translated as MRCFPDGFLFGVATSGHQTEGDNTSSDTWFLENVAPTVFAERSGRACNSWQLWRTDLDLVQAMGLGAFRFSVEWARVEPEEGSFSTETLDHYAAIVDSCSRRGLAAVVTLNHMTCPHWFAARSGWLDPAAPELFARYCDQVMRHFGDRITMAVTLNEPNLPQLLSWADVPESVRELERATLEAAGAAARVPRYRVSNIMLPEEFDAMRDGMTAGHLAARTAIKARRPDLPVGLSIAIVDDRVTGDDATLRDRKRAELYDRWLRLASADDFIGIQNYESAVYDADRMLPPPPGATLHQLGSAIDPTSLGGAVRYAYQVSGVPVLVTENGVGVDDDALRAAFIEPSLAGLLDAIDDGVPVLGYCHWTLLDNFEWAAGYRFHFGLHIVDRETFARTPKPSTARYAAVATSRALP